The Pongo abelii isolate AG06213 chromosome 7, NHGRI_mPonAbe1-v2.0_pri, whole genome shotgun sequence genome contains the following window.
CACAGACCCCACAGCAGCTCCGGCACGCCCCCAAAGACATCCAGAGCAAATACATGTCACGTAGCAGGGGCAGCCAGCGCGAGGGCACTCACAGGCTTCTCCACTGGCACTCTGTTGTAGTAGCGGATGCAGTCCTTTCCCAGGAAGTCAAATTCCACCACATGTTGGCAGCCATCGGCCTCTGGGTGCAGCTGGACGTGCTCCACGCGGAGGGAACAGCAGCCCACGGTGTCAGCCACCTCACCGTCCTCCTTCTCGTTTCCTGCTCTCAGCGCCAGCTAGTTGGTGGGGAATGGTCAAAATGGGTGGTGCGtgcacatgcacaccacacacacagacatgccacacacacagacacgccacacacagacacgccacacacacaggcacgcCACACACAGACACGCCACACACACGCACGCCACACACAGACAcgccacacacacagacacgccacacacagacacgccacacacacagacacgccacacacagacacgccacacacacaggcacgcCACACACAGGCACGCCACACACAGGCACGCCACACACAGGCACgccacacacacgccacacacacgcACGCCACACACAGGCACGCCACACACAGACACGCCACACACAGGCACGCCACACACAGACAcgccacacacacatgcacgccacacacacatgcacgccaCACACAGACACGCCACACACAGGCAcgccacacacacagacacgccacacacacagacacgccacacacagacacgccacacacagacacgccacacacacaggcatgccaCACACAggcacgccacacacacacatgcacacacacacatgcacacacacacatgcacaccacacagacacgccacacacacaggcatgccaCACACAGGCaagccacacacacacgtgcacacacacacgtgcacgcccccccaagtgcacacacacacaatgcacatGCACACCCTACACACACGTTCACAcccacacacgtgtgcacatgcacacacactcccatCAGAATGAGGTTCCACCCCACACACAGGCCCACGTCGCCACACTGCACCATCCAACTGGGCGTCCTCGCCAGGAGAACCAGGACGAAGAGCCGCCAGGAAGCGAGAAGGCCGCGTACCTTATCGATGAAATACAGGGCCACCGCCCGCTGTCTCGTCTTCATTTCCCGAGACTTCCAGTCAGCCCGGTACTGGGAGCGGATCTCGTCCACAAATCCCCGCAGGCGTCGAGCTGTTTCAAACTTCTGCCAAGCTTTCTCCCCCTAAACGAAGAAAAtaacaggaaagaaaacatttgcattCCTGTTAAATAATGGAGGAGGCTGTCAactctccctcccccaaaccTCGCGCTTCTCCACTAGGTGGTGGTGTGGTCAGGGGCTGGGGCAGCAAATCCAGCTGGGTGACGCTGGCAGTGAGCACCCATGCCCACTCCTGGCTTTGGCGTTTGTGGCTGCTGGCACAGCATGACCTCAGCGCGGGCTGGCCGACTCCCAGCCCATCTCAGAAGCCTCTGCCGGCGCCCAGTTTACTCACCTCCCTGCCGGCATCCTCAGGGGGACCTCCCGGGGAGGAAACACCCTGCCAAGCCCTGCGCTCACCTTCAGCTTCGAGCAAGGGTTCAGCATGATGTACTTGATGGAGTTCTGAACGCTCTCGGTCCACGCTGCCAGCCACGTGACAGTGTTATCAGAGCGCACCTCCTTCCACTGGTGCCCCGCCGGCGGCTCGGGGATCTTCGAGTCCCTGCAGCAGAACAATGACCCAAACATAACTTGGAGACCTTTTTCTCTGGAATGCAAGCAAAAGGAGCTGCTCTGGTCAACCATCCCACGTGGTGGCTAGGCTCCTGACCGAGTCCAGCATCAGAGGTGGTCTGCCTGGCAGCTCAGACAAAAGCAGCTGCTCAGTCTACCCTCTGCACACACAGGAAGACCACAGTGCACCAGGAGGCTGGGTGGCCACCCAAGCACGGCACTGCTCTGCACGGACCTCTCAGCACCAACTGGGACGACGAGTGCCCTGCTCCACACAGCCTGGCCACTGGGGGTCCTGCAGGCAGGGTTCCTACTCCACGCTGCTGTCACACAGTACAACACGCGGCCCAGCGGTCCCCTCTCCACCACTTGGAATGTCCCTCCAATAAGTTCAAAACACCTAATGCTACTGGGTCATCCAGACGGTGTGGGATATGAAAACCACACGGAGGTGTCCTTGGCGGGAGAAAGTCTCAGCCACTGCAAGGCGAGGACTTCCGACCCCGTGGGAAGCACCCTGGGAGGGCCGCCCTTGCCCGGCCACACCCGCAGGCTGAGCTCCACAGGAATGGTGTGGGGGTCACCAACCACACGTTTCTCGGTGTGCCTCCCTCTCCCAGGAGGTGAAGAAAAGCCAGCCTCACCCAGGTGGCGGGGGTCCAGCGCCCGCCTGCTGCCCACCCGGCCACACACCTGCTGCAGTTGATAACCACATCCTCTGGCATGATCCTTCGCTTCAACATCCCCATCTTGGGATGGTCACCACGGCCACGGAACAAGCCAGGCGGCTCAATCTTGAAATTGCCTATTTTTTCTCGGTGACCATCTAAAATACAGTAGCCGAACTCTTGCTGAAGTTTTTCTGCCTCTTCTTTTAGCTTCTGAGTTAATAAAACAGTCAGTGGATATTAGCAGTGAAGAGAAGAGAACAGGCCTCAGTCCCTTGTTGCTAACCCGGGACCACCCTGCTCTGGCTAACTCAGCTGGACCCTCAAAGCCCTTCACAATCCATGGAGGTCGCAGGGGCAGGGGACAGTGCAGGTGGGCTTGCAGGGGGCACCGAGAGCCATGGCCTGGACTCCCCGGCCCCTGCACAGGCTTCGGCTGTTTTAGGCCTGAGCAGTAAAGGCAGGTGGAGGGAGCGTGGCTGCCCACCATGGAGGAGGAGGGCTAAGGGGATCCCTGAGAAGGTCACGTGGACATCACAGCACGGCAGGTTCCTGTTAGATGTAGGGAGACACATGGCACAGAACAGCAAGAAGCCGACTGGCCCGCACAAGCCCCGCCCTCAGCCCACGGCCCGTCTGGGAACCCACCCTTGATCAATGATGGTAAATTATCCATTTCAAACCAGGTTTACTCTCAAATGTGCTCTGGGGAAGCGGAACAACACTTAAGCACACGCAGGGGCGCTAAGGCTGACGAGAAAAGAGCAGCTTTGTGAGAAGGGGCTTCTCTAAGGCCACAGGCCTTTCTCAGCCTTTGGGCCAGGCCGGCCTCTCATTCCCAGGGGCCACTTCAGGTCACACAACGCTCGAGGCAGCCCGACCTGCTTCTCCTCCCTGGTCAGGACTTTCCGGGCTGCGGCCTTGTCCACAAAGTATCTGTGGATCTCCGTGAAGTCACACTTGTCCAGGCTCTTGATGACTTCCCTCTCTTCCACCGTCATTTCCTGCACAAACCACAGACACACGCTCTCACCATGTCTGAAGGACAGACGCGCTCTCACCACGTCTGAAGGACAGACACGCGCTCTCACCACGTCTGACGGACAGACACGCGCTCTCACCACGTCTGACGGACAGACACGCGCTCTCACCATGTCTGACGGACAGACACGCGCTCTCACCATGTCTGACGGACAGACACGCGCTCTCACCATGTCTGACGGAGGCATGCGTGTGACAGGCAGAACGTGCACACAGTCCTGCGGCCCCGTGAATAGAGCCTCTCCCCGCAGACCCCACAGATAGAGCTGGTTCTGTTATTGCAGgcgtggagtggggtggggcagCTGAGGGCACAGTTCTCCAAAAGCAACTTCACAACAAGTCGGTAGTAAAACTGGCTAAAacctttgacccagtaattccactttgaGATCCATCCTAAATAAACTCTCCGGTATGAAAACCAGGATGACGACGGCACTAAGGGCAACTGCAGAAACTCCATGACCGGACAGAGCAGGATAAATGGTCGGGAGCTCATTTGGTGAATGTGACGGGATTACCAAGGGCAAAGTCTCAGTCCATACGTGCTGCTGCAACAAAACCTCGGGGACTGGTCAGTTATAAATCACAGTCACGGCTCTGGGGTCTGGAAGGCTAGGATCAGGGTCCCAGCATTTGACATCTATGGAGGGCCCAGTCCCTGCTTCTGAGAGGGTGCCCTGAAGGCTGTCCTCACACAGTGGAGGGGGACAGAAGCTAGAAGGGGCCCAGCTAATTCCACCCAGCCCTGCCCTAAGGCCCTAAATTAATCCTAAGGGCTGCAGCAAGGCGGAGTCCTCACAGCCCAATCAGCTCCTAAAGGCCCTCCCTCTGTCCTGTGGTGCTGGGATTCAGTTTCAAGGTGAATTTTGGAAAGCGCAGCAGAAAACAGCTCGATGATGATCTACCCGTGTGGAGACTAAACAGGATAAAATGCTAAGTGGGGAAAACATTACATGCACACTGATcacactcacacaaaaactagtgcCCAGGAAAAGCCAGGACACGGGAACAGGAGACACTGACCTGAGGGAGAGCCGCAGATCACAGGCAActgtttctcctttcatttccTACACAACAAAAACTCTGCACAGCCCATGGCCAAAAGCCCAGGCTTGCGGGCACCAGCTCACGGTCCCAGTCCAGGCTCGGCCACTTAGGCATGTGAGACCTCAGGAGCTGCTGCTAAACGTGTCTCGCTGTGGGATGGGGACGATTCGCCTCTTCCGAGGAGCTCAGGTACGACACCATCTGTACCGGGATGGAGCCCTGCTCGGCCACAACCACGGGCTCAGGGTCCGTCCCTGTGTCTCCCGGGGCCGTCGGATCTGCCACCCACTCCTGTTCTGCTGCTGTGTGACACTGCCTCCCTTCCTAGCTCTGCTAGTGACTGAAAGAAGTGCTGACCAGGGGGACAATGAGGACGCCGGGCAGCTGGCGCCACCTCACAAAGCTGTCGTGACAGGCAGGGGGGTGGCATCAGGACAGAGGAAGAGGGTCCAGAAGCGGAGCCCACACAGGGGACAAGGAAGCACAGGCTCCAGCAGCTGGCTCGGGACAGTCAGACACCCACATGCAAAGCACAAGCCTCGGCCTCTACCCCACACCGTAACCACAATTAACTCAGAGTTGCACCTAAACCAAGCCGACCTCGATGGGAACCTAAAACCGAAACTTCTAGGAAAAACACAGGAGGAAATCtctgtgctgctgaattcagcaGATTTCTTagacaaaacaacaaaagcacaaCCTGTGACAAAACACGAAATGTGGGACCTCATCAGTAttccgaactcctgaccttccaAAGACGTTGTTAAGAGAACGCAAATAGAAACTACAAACACCGTAAAAGATTTTTGCAAATCATATTTCTGATAATGGACTTAAAACAGGACACAAAAGTACTCACCATAAAAGATCGATAAACTGAATAACTAAGTTACGATTTTCTGTTTGGAGACCTCACTGAGAAGCAAAAAGGCAAAGTCTGGGAGATGATATTCACAGCACGTGCATCCAACAAAGAACCCGCATCCAGAATGCGTTTTTAGAACTTCGATAAATTAGCGAGGAATATGCAAGcaactcaattttttaaacagACAAAAGTTCACGAAAGAAAATAGTGAAATGACACATCGGTACACCAAAAGATGCTTaatatcactagtcattagggaaatgcaaaccccACCCACGGTGAGGTGTCACTTTGTGCCCACTAGAAAGGTGCCTCACACCCGTGGCAGGCGTGTGGACGGTTCAGCCTGGTGTTTCTAGTAAGCTGGACACACGTGTAGCccgtgacccagcaatttcacccCAAGTCCTGTCAGAGGCAACTCACACGTATGTGCCCTCACCCATGTGGGAATGTTCATGGCAGGTTTACACATGCAAAGGCCTAAAACAGGAATTAATCGAACACCCACGAATAGGGAAATGGACTAGCATGAGTCACACAACAGAGGAAACGCGACCCAGCCAGAGCCAGGCAGATGCTGCGGGACAAGCAAGTCAGGGGCGAGCCTCGCAGGTGTGGTGCAGACAGAAACCCCGGAGGGCACAGAGCCCGCGGCACATACATAAAACCAGTCAGGCCGTGGGCGAAGGGCAGTCACCTTGAAAATGAGCAAGGAAAAAACCTTGAGGCAGCACCCTTCCCTCCAAACAGCTTCTCGCCAAACGTGTCTTCCTGGGGGCTGGGAAATGGCATGCGGCCTCCTCCACTCTCCTTCTATGCCAGACCCCTGTCCTTTCAGTGGTCCATGGGGTAAAGCGACCACAAATCAGGCTCCACACCCACAGCCTGCCTGGGAAGGGAAAGGTCTGAGGTGAACTAGGCTGGACACACTGGTACCGCCtatggtaccagctactcaggaggctgagacaggaggatggcttgagcccaggagctcgaagCTGCAAAGAGCCATGATCGCACCTGTGAGTGGTCACACAGGGGCCACTGAGAACTTGCAAGGGGCGTCCAGAGGCAGCACTGCAGAACCGCAGGCGCCTGGCCAGCCAGGTCCAGGACAGCTGTGGCGGCCGCCCAGGGTACCTACCTTTCGCCAGTCATTGAAGAAGTTCTTCCGGAAAACCTCCTTTGTTGTGTACTCATGATCTAACATCCTCCCATAAAAAGTGGCGACCTCCTCCGCTACCACGCTCAATCTCACAGGCTTTCCTGCAGGCATCCAAAGACACATCGCATGAGAGAGCGGCCACAGGCTCGGCCTCCAGCTGACATGACTTCATTGCTTTAAACTACGCTTTCGTGCGTACTATGCCAAAAACAAGAAGCTAGGCCTTATTGTGTAAGTTCAGAAGCATGTTCTGCATGACACACGACAATCAACCTGCGTGGAGGTGACGACCACAGTGATCTTGGAGTGGGTCGTGAGAATGCTGCAGAAGATTTCAGGCGCTACTGATTTCTCCTCCTTTAGTACTTAACTTTGCTACTACATTTATATTA
Protein-coding sequences here:
- the TOP1MT gene encoding DNA topoisomerase I, mitochondrial isoform X1, which gives rise to MYRPRHDVAPASPGTTPPTLFGEISPFFFRLWFHHLCSCAWASTRWEEEKHEDGVKWRQLEHKGPYFAPPYEPLPDGVRFFYDGKPVRLSVVAEEVATFYGRMLDHEYTTKEVFRKNFFNDWRKEMTVEEREVIKSLDKCDFTEIHRYFVDKAAARKVLTREEKQKLKEEAEKLQQEFGYCILDGHREKIGNFKIEPPGLFRGRGDHPKMGMLKRRIMPEDVVINCSRCVAGDSKIPEPPAGHQWKEVRSDNTVTWLAAWTESVQNSIKYIMLNPCSKLKGEKAWQKFETARRLRGFVDEIRSQYRADWKSREMKTRQRAVALYFIDKLALRAGNEKEDGEVADTVGCCSLRVEHVQLHPEADGCQHVVEFDFLGKDCIRYYNRVPVEKPVYKNLQLFMENKDPRDDLFDRLTTTSLNKHLQELMDGLTAKVFRTYNASITLQEQLRALTRAEDSTAAKILSYNRANRVVAVLCNHQRATPSTFEKSMQNLQTKIQAKKEQVAEARAELRRARAEHKAQGDGKSRSVLEKKRRLLEKLQEQLAQLSVQATDKEENKQVALGTSKLNYLDPRISIAWCKRFRVPVEKIYSKTQRERFAWALAMAGEDFEF
- the TOP1MT gene encoding DNA topoisomerase I, mitochondrial isoform X2; amino-acid sequence: MYRPRHDVAPASPGTTPPTLFGEISPFFFRLWFHHLCSCAWASTRWEEEKHEDGVKWRQLEHKGPYFAPPYEPLPDGVRFFYDGKPVRLSVVAEEVATFYGRMLDHEYTTKEVFRKNFFNDWRKEMTVEEREVIKSLDKCDFTEIHRYFVDKAAARKVLTREEKQKLKEEAEKLQQEFGYCILDGHREKIGNFKIEPPGLFRGRGDHPKMGMLKRRIMPEDVVINCSRDSKIPEPPAGHQWKEVRSDNTVTWLAAWTESVQNSIKYIMLNPCSKLKGEKAWQKFETARRLRGFVDEIRSQYRADWKSREMKTRQRAVALYFIDKLALRAGNEKEDGEVADTVGCCSLRVEHVQLHPEADGCQHVVEFDFLGKDCIRYYNRVPVEKPVYKNLQLFMENKDPRDDLFDRLTTTSLNKHLQELMDGLTAKVFRTYNASITLQEQLRALTRAEDSTAAKILSYNRANRVVAVLCNHQRATPSTFEKSMQNLQTKIQAKKEQVAEARAELRRARAEHKAQGDGKSRSVLEKKRRLLEKLQEQLAQLSVQATDKEENKQVALGTSKLNYLDPRISIAWCKRFRVPVEKIYSKTQRERFAWALAMAGEDFEF
- the TOP1MT gene encoding DNA topoisomerase I, mitochondrial isoform X5, with product MYRPRHDVAPASPGTTPPTLFGEISPFFFRLWFHHLCSCAWASTRWEEEKHEDGVKWRQLEHKGPYFAPPYEPLPDGVRFFYDGKPVRLSVVAEEVATFYGRMLDHEYTTKEVFRKNFFNDWRKEMTVEEREVIKSLDKCDFTEIHRYFVDKAAARKVLTREEKQKLKEEAEKLQQEFGYCILDGHREKIGNFKIEPPGLFRGRGDHPKMGMLKRRIMPEDVVINCSRCVAGDSKIPEPPAGHQWKEVRSDNTVTWLAAWTESVQNSIKYIMLNPCSKLKGEKAWQKFETARRLRGFVDEIRSQYRADWKSREMKTRQRAVALYFIDKLALRAGNEKEDGEVADTVGCCSLRVEHVQLHPEADGCQHVVEFDFLGKDCIRYYNRVPVEKPVYKNLQLFMENKDPRDDLFDRLTTTSLNKHLQELMDGLTAKVFRTYNASITLQEQLRALTRAEDSTAAKILSYNRANRVVAVLCNHQRATPSTFEKSMQNLQTKIQAKKEQVAEARAELRRARAEHKAQGDGKSRSVLEKKRRLLEKLQEQLAQLSVQATDKEENKQVALGTSKLNYLDPRISIA
- the TOP1MT gene encoding DNA topoisomerase I, mitochondrial isoform X7, whose translation is MRVVRLLRLRAALTLLGEVPRRPASRGVPDSRRTQKGSGARWEEEKHEDGVKWRQLEHKGPYFAPPYEPLPDGVRFFYDGKPVRLSVVAEEVATFYGRMLDHEYTTKEVFRKNFFNDWRKEMTVEEREVIKSLDKCDFTEIHRYFVDKAAARKVLTREEKQKLKEEAEKLQQEFGYCILDGHREKIGNFKIEPPGLFRGRGDHPKMGMLKRRIMPEDVVINCSRDSKIPEPPAGHQWKEVRSDNTVTWLAAWTESVQNSIKYIMLNPCSKLKGEKAWQKFETARRLRGFVDEIRSQYRADWKSREMKTRQRAVALYFIDKLALRAGNEKEDGEVADTVGCCSLRVEHVQLHPEADGCQHVVEFDFLGKDCIRYYNRVPVEKPVYKNLQLFMENKDPRDDLFDRLTTTSLNKHLQELMDGLTAKVFRTYNASITLQEQLRALTRAEDSTAAKILSYNRANRVVAVLCNHQRATPSTFEKSMQNLQTKIQAKKEQVAEARAELRRARAEHKAQGDGKSRSVLEKKRRLLEKLQEQLAQLSVQATDKEENKQVALGTSKLNYLDPRISIA
- the TOP1MT gene encoding DNA topoisomerase I, mitochondrial isoform X6, with amino-acid sequence MYRPRHDVAPASPGTTPPTLFGEISPFFFRLWFHHLCSCAWASTRWEEEKHEDGVKWRQLEHKGPYFAPPYEPLPDGVRFFYDGKPVRLSVVAEEVATFYGRMLDHEYTTKEVFRKNFFNDWRKEMTVEEREVIKSLDKCDFTEIHRYFVDKAAARKVLTREEKQKLKEEAEKLQQEFGYCILDGHREKIGNFKIEPPGLFRGRGDHPKMGMLKRRIMPEDVVINCSRDSKIPEPPAGHQWKEVRSDNTVTWLAAWTESVQNSIKYIMLNPCSKLKGEKAWQKFETARRLRGFVDEIRSQYRADWKSREMKTRQRAVALYFIDKLALRAGNEKEDGEVADTVGCCSLRVEHVQLHPEADGCQHVVEFDFLGKDCIRYYNRVPVEKPVYKNLQLFMENKDPRDDLFDRLTTTSLNKHLQELMDGLTAKVFRTYNASITLQEQLRALTRAEDSTAAKILSYNRANRVVAVLCNHQRATPSTFEKSMQNLQTKIQAKKEQVAEARAELRRARAEHKAQGDGKSRSVLEKKRRLLEKLQEQLAQLSVQATDKEENKQVALGTSKLNYLDPRISIA
- the TOP1MT gene encoding DNA topoisomerase I, mitochondrial isoform X4; translation: MRVVRLLRLRAALTLLGEVPRRPASRGVPDSRRTQKGSGARWEEEKHEDGVKWRQLEHKGPYFAPPYEPLPDGVRFFYDGKPVRLSVVAEEVATFYGRMLDHEYTTKEVFRKNFFNDWRKEMTVEEREVIKSLDKCDFTEIHRYFVDKAAARKVLTREEKQKLKEEAEKLQQEFGYCILDGHREKIGNFKIEPPGLFRGRGDHPKMGMLKRRIMPEDVVINCSRDSKIPEPPAGHQWKEVRSDNTVTWLAAWTESVQNSIKYIMLNPCSKLKGEKAWQKFETARRLRGFVDEIRSQYRADWKSREMKTRQRAVALYFIDKLALRAGNEKEDGEVADTVGCCSLRVEHVQLHPEADGCQHVVEFDFLGKDCIRYYNRVPVEKPVYKNLQLFMENKDPRDDLFDRLTTTSLNKHLQELMDGLTAKVFRTYNASITLQEQLRALTRAEDSTAAKILSYNRANRVVAVLCNHQRATPSTFEKSMQNLQTKIQAKKEQVAEARAELRRARAEHKAQGDGKSRSVLEKKRRLLEKLQEQLAQLSVQATDKEENKQVALGTSKLNYLDPRISIAWCKRFRVPVEKIYSKTQRERFAWALAMAGEDFEF
- the TOP1MT gene encoding DNA topoisomerase I, mitochondrial isoform X3, whose amino-acid sequence is MRVVRLLRLRAALTLLGEVPRRPASRGVPDSRRTQKGSGARWEEEKHEDGVKWRQLEHKGPYFAPPYEPLPDGVRFFYDGKPVRLSVVAEEVATFYGRMLDHEYTTKEVFRKNFFNDWRKEMTVEEREVIKSLDKCDFTEIHRYFVDKAAARKVLTREEKQKLKEEAEKLQQEFGYCILDGHREKIGNFKIEPPGLFRGRGDHPKMGMLKRRIMPEDVVINCSRCVAGDSKIPEPPAGHQWKEVRSDNTVTWLAAWTESVQNSIKYIMLNPCSKLKGEKAWQKFETARRLRGFVDEIRSQYRADWKSREMKTRQRAVALYFIDKLALRAGNEKEDGEVADTVGCCSLRVEHVQLHPEADGCQHVVEFDFLGKDCIRYYNRVPVEKPVYKNLQLFMENKDPRDDLFDRLTTTSLNKHLQELMDGLTAKVFRTYNASITLQEQLRALTRAEDSTAAKILSYNRANRVVAVLCNHQRATPSTFEKSMQNLQTKIQAKKEQVAEARAELRRARAEHKAQGDGKSRSVLEKKRRLLEKLQEQLAQLSVQATDKEENKQVALGTSKLNYLDPRISIAWCKRFRVPVEKIYSKTQRERFAWALAMAGEDFEF